TCAGGGCATGGCGAGCACCGGTCACGCGATTGGCTTGTCCGGTGGTGTCGCAGCTGGCGATACGAGTGGTAGGGTTATTGGCCGCCGCTCCAGCCACCCCGAAACCTGTTCCTTCGCCATTGGCGCCCACGTTGTAAAACACACCGTCGCCACGAATATCTTCGCCGGCATCCAGCACCCCATTGGGCGCTCCCGCAGCATCGTTAGGATTTACCACGTCCTGATAGTTGTATTCGCCATTCAGCGTGCTCTGGGTGCCATCGGTACCGACGGCACTGCGGCGATCGGAGAAATAGACTACGTAACCGTTCTGAGTGGTGGACTCGACATTAGCCCCATTCTTGCCTGCCATCCCCGCACCGCCGGCAAGCCAGATGCGCAGATTATCCATGTTCAACTCGACCACATTCATTATCCCGCCGATGGCGCAACTGGTATTTCCATTTGCCAATGGGTTGGCATCCCGGATTTCACCTTCACGCGGGTCATATAGATTGATCGGGAAGTACTTGTAATGATTGTTGGTTTCACCGTTGAGGTAAGCGACGGTCGGAATCATCTGGAAATGCAGAATGGCATGAACGTGCACAGTGTTGGCAACCCCCGCCTCCGCATTAGGCACGGCGCTCCCCTGCCGCGCAAATCCCTCATTCAGCCACTCCCCGGTCACGTTATTCCAATTTCCCAAAGCGTCGTGATATTCCACCCGCAACCAGCCGGTGACCAGAGGCCAATCATTAGCGGCGCAATACGCCGCGGCTCCGTTGGGATTCACCCACGCGGGCGCAACATAGGCAGGCGGTCCCGCCGGCTTTAGACAAGTCGTGGTGTTGTAAAGGATTCCGCGGGCAAAGTACTGGTTGGCGCCCACGCCATCCACGGTGTAATTCGTGCCGGCCGCCAGATTGACGTCTCCCGCCTGGGCTCCGCCCGGCAGATTCGCCTGCACATCATCCAGCAGAATGCGGACCTGGGCCTCGTTATACAGGCGCGAGTCATAGGCCGGGCTGGAAGAAGTTTCTCCCCCAGGAGGCCGCCGCACAATCTCGAAAGTATCAGGCACACCCGCGGAGACGAATGGCAACTTCAGCGTCTTGGCGCCAGTGACGCCGTTCTGCAGCATCAGGTTGTAGAAGGTGCCGGAGATCTTCGTCCAGGAGTTGGGGCTGGTAGTCGCAGCGCTGCCCGGACCCGCTACCACACTGCCCTCGTTCTCGCCCAGCCCGCGGCAGTGTGGTTTAGACCCATCGCAGCCCGCAGCCTGGGTGGGAACACTGACGGCGGCGTTGCGACTAGTGGCATCCAGACCATTGACCAGCACCGCGCGCACCACATCTTTCACCGCTTGCACCTTGGCGTGAAACGTCAAGCCTCCGGAGGACGCCAAAAAGAGATTCCCGTTGGTAAAGACTCTCCCGTTAAAGTCAAAAGCGGGACCAGGGAAGAAACTCAAATCGCTGTCGGAAAAAATACCAAATTGGAATACGGGAATCAGCGCCACTTCGACGTTGCGCAGCATGCGAACCTGCGCACCCGAGGGCCGCTGAGCCACCGCTTGCAGCTGAATGCTCACCAGCTGCGCGTAAAGCCCGGTATTCGACCCCGAACTGATGTTCTGCGTGGTGGAGGCCGGCATGGCGGGATTCAGCGCGTCGGCAGCCATCACATACTGGTAGGTTCCACTAGGATAGCTGATATTGCTCAAGTTGGGCTGGTTCGCAGCCGTCTGCAGTGCTTGAATCTGGGCGATAGTTGGGGACTTCTGCGTCTGATAGAGCCCGCCAAGATCGGCGGTCATCTTTTCCATGGCTGCTTCTGCGCCGTAGAAAGCCAGGTTGCGCTCTTCGTCATTGGCGCTGACGGACTTTTCCGTGCCCACCGAATAGACCACGGCTACCGCGACCGCCGACACGATGATCATCAGCAGAATTGCGGCAACTAGCGCGAACCCTGCCTGCTTACGAGTGGACGCTATTGCTTTTTGCACCATACCTTGTGTTCCCCTTCTTGCCTGTCAGACCTCAGTGATATCGATCTTTGAAAGATAAGTCCCGCGGGCTGACCGAACCCGTCACCTGCACCACGTCGAAATTGCTTCCCTTGATCGGCTGCGGGGAGCGAATCTGCAGCGTGATCGTGATCTTGCGGATCTGCGTTGAATCGGTCACGCTTCCCCCGTTCAGCTGCGTTTGCAGAGTCGAGGTGGAATCGTTAAAGGTGTCATACGTAATCTGGAAATTTTGCACATAGTCCGCCACCGGTACCGCCGCCTGGCCATTCACCTGCCGCATCAGTACCGGGATATCGTCTGCTGTTCCCGAGACGCCGTCCGGGCCCGGCATATTCTGAATGAAATAGGTCACCACCCTGATGCGTTTGGCAGAAGTGGGATTGGGATAGACACCCGTCTTGTTTCCGAGGCTATCGACGTTCTGCAGCCAGGAGATGTTTCCCGCGGGTGCTGAGGTCTGGTTGACGTGCAAGGGATCGCTGGTTCCCGAGGAAAGACTCAGGACTCCTCCACCACCTACTGTAGTCACATAGCCGACGGCATATCCATTGCTGTTGTAAACCATCATGATGTCGCCGACCGCGGAGCCGTAAACCGAATCGTTGTATTTGCGCAACACGCCATTAGGGTCTGCAAAATTGGCGGTGCTGACGGTGATCGAACTGCCGTCGCTGGCGGGGGTCACCGCTTGTGCGGTGGGCGGCCAGGTGGGATCGTTATAGGCCACCGTGATGGTATCTGTAGTCCCATTGGTGGCTTTGCTGTCCCCCGGGTTCACCGGTGCCATCACATTGTTGGGATAGGTATTGCTTCCCGCGACGCAGCCGCTGCAACCAAACAGCGTGGAAGTTCCAGTTCCCGACGGCAGAGGAACTCCGGCTTGCGGGAAGCTATTCGCCGCCTGTCCCAGGTCGCGTAGCACGACGTTCAGTGCCGCGCGTGCGCTCTGTTGGCTGTTGGAACGGGTCACGCTGAACTGGCCAGCATCCGTGGCATTCTTGAATGCCATGAAGGCGACGCCGACCACGATGGTGCCCACTGCCAGCGCAATGGTACCCTCGATGAGTGTGAAACCCCGTTGCCTTTGGTCTCTGCCCGTATTGTTAAGCTTGAAACTCATCTTCATTCTTCCTACCGGTAGGTCGAGATGTAACTCTGTTGCGAGTAGGTGCGTGTTCTGTTCCCCGTCTGATATTGGATGGTTACGGTGACTGCGCGCACATTGCCGTCCACGGTGACGCCGTCGGAAAGGTAGACCGGCGCGAACGCTATCGAGCGCTGAAAATTGCTTAGCGGCTGCCCATTGGGCCCGATCTCTATGCTGGAAAGATCGTCGGAGGTGTTGGGAAGCCCGTCCGGTCCGTAGTCGTTCATGGACTGCAAACCGTCCAGGAACATACCGTTGGTGGCATCCTGAGAAACATTCTGGAAGCGGATGAATGCCACTTGTGCAGTGTTGCGCGCGGAATAGATGGACTCAATCATCCTCTGCGCTTCCGCCCGCGCGATCGATTCTTCCTGAGCCAACTGGGCGGTTGCCACGGCTTGCGAGAACACGGCCAGGAGCGTGAGCAAGCCCACCGCCGTGATCAAGGTGGCAAAGATTACTTCCAGCAGCGTGAATCCTGAACTTGTTGTCTTCCCGTCTGTCTTCTTGATTTTTATTGCCATGAGATCCCCGATCCGCTTCCCGCAATGCGATAGGTCTTCACTCGGCCAGTGGCGCCGTACAGTGTCACCGCCCTGGAGGTATTCAGATAGGAAGGATTCGCAACGTAGACAATTCCATTATTCAGGTTCCCGTTCACATCGACAGCCGTGCCGTCCGGCTGAAAGTAAATTTCATTTGCCACCCCACCCGTAACGCCCAGATCGAAATCAATGGCGATTATCCCGTCTCCAAAACCGTCTGGCAGCTTGTTAAAGGTCTTGGGAAATTGAGACAAGGTGGTGAATTGCATGTCGGTTGGAATCTGTACCGTGCTCACGGTCGTAGTCACTCCGCCAGCGATACGGTCCGTCTGAATCGTGCGTGGGGCGGTGAAGGTTAGGTGATACGTCGCCCGGTCCGCCACCGCCAGATCATGTCCGTTACGCAACGCGTTCTGTGTCATCTGCGCCGCAGTGTCAGCGTGGGCATTGCGCACTGCAGGGGGAAACTGAATCATGGCGAAGGTCAGGCCGACGAAGGCGATTGCCAGTACGACCATCATTTCCACCAAACTGAAGCCGGTTTGCCGAGGCCGCACACTTCCCTCCTGCGGGTATAGGCCACCCTGGACCGCTCCCGGTGGCTAGACCACAAATCTGCGTCTTCACTGCCAAGATTTCAACGCGAATTGCGTATCGCCTCGTTACCAGGGTGTGGGATGGAAAAGGGACCTAAGGGCAACTCGCCAGGTCATACCCCAGAAACGAAATCTCTTGGAAGGACAAAGCCATTTGCGTTCAATGACTAAGAGGAAAATCTCAAGGAGGCAATTGGCATGCCAATTGTCGGTAATCCAAGGATAGCGATTACCCAACGCTTGTAGGCCTCTCCCTCGCTCCGGCATAGTTTAGTAATGGTTACGCATGATTACGGTGGCCAACCCAGGGTGAACTGACCAACGTGTGATTCCTTCACTGGCTTGACCGAGTAATCGGAGATCATGGACTCCTCTCTCAAATAGCCTTCCTGAAAAGCCGAGGCCGAGAATCATTCCGGCCGTGTCGAATGTATCTGCCTGCGGTGTCTAGGGTCACAGTAAAGGCCGGTGATGTTCGTCACATCCGGAACTCTTTGCAGCGCTGCGATACGCTAATCACACTTGCAAAATGCAGCGGTAAGTTCCCTTCTATTTCTCAAACTCTTAACTAACTTCTCTGTTTTCAGCAGCACCTCCTTGGGAGTGAGTTTTGTCCCATGCGTGCATTTCGAATGGATGAATACGGTTGCGGAAACATGGAGGACTTATGTCCATTCTCTTCGTATTGCTCACGTTCCTGGTGATCATGACCGTTACTTATTTCACGCGCAGAGGGATTCAACCCACGGTGACCGCACACCGGTCCAAGGAACTCGAGGTGGCTGCCTCACCCGTATTGATCAAAGAGGGTGGCTTCGAGATTCCCAAGGGCTACTGCTTCCATCCGGGTCACACTTGGGTCTATGACGAAGGACGTCAGAATGCCCGTGTTGGAATCGACAGTTTTGCCGCTAATTTGTTCGGCAAACTTGACGGGGTTGAGATAGCAGGCATGAATCGCTGGGTCCGCCAGGGCCAAAAGATCTGCACTCTCACCAGCGGCGAGGTCACAGCCGACCTGCTTTCTCCCATTGAGGGAGTTGTGGTCTCCATCAATCACGAAGTTCAAAAGGACCCGCAATTAATCACCAATGACCCTTACAAAGATGGCTGGCTGTGCGTAATCAAGTCGCCGGAGATGAATGTGAATCTTAAGAATCTCCTGCAGGGCAGCCTGATTTCCAGTTGGCTGCAGAACAGCACGCGCCGTCTGCAGAGCTTTGCAGCGCCGCTGGGAGCCGCTACTGCTGATGGTGGGTTGCCTGTCGCTGGGATTTTGGCCCGGGTTAAACCTGAAACGCGGCAGAAGATGATTCACGAATTCCTGCTGAGCTAGCCCAGGCAAATGAGGAGGCATTATGGACGGCAGAAAAGCACTTCTGATCGACATTACAAAGTGCATTGGATGCCAGGCGTGCGAGAGCACTTGCAAGCAGATCCACGGATTTCCGGCGGAACACGAGCCCAGCCTGACAGCTACCGCGCTGACCGTCGTTCAGGATCACGACGGCAAATTTGTCCGCCGCCTGTGCATGCATTGTGAAGAGCCGGCATGTGCCTCCGCCTGCCTGGTCGGGGCGATCAGGAAGACTGCCTTGGGACCGGTGGTCTATGACGCCGCCAAGTGCATCGGCTGCCGCTATTGCATGCTTGCCTGCCCCAACAGCGTTCCCAAGTACCAGTGGAGCAAACTCGCTCCCTACATGAAGAAATGCGATATGTGCGCTGAGCGACTGGCGGCCGGC
This genomic stretch from Terriglobales bacterium harbors:
- a CDS encoding PilX N-terminal domain-containing pilus assembly protein, which encodes MVQKAIASTRKQAGFALVAAILLMIIVSAVAVAVVYSVGTEKSVSANDEERNLAFYGAEAAMEKMTADLGGLYQTQKSPTIAQIQALQTAANQPNLSNISYPSGTYQYVMAADALNPAMPASTTQNISSGSNTGLYAQLVSIQLQAVAQRPSGAQVRMLRNVEVALIPVFQFGIFSDSDLSFFPGPAFDFNGRVFTNGNLFLASSGGLTFHAKVQAVKDVVRAVLVNGLDATSRNAAVSVPTQAAGCDGSKPHCRGLGENEGSVVAGPGSAATTSPNSWTKISGTFYNLMLQNGVTGAKTLKLPFVSAGVPDTFEIVRRPPGGETSSSPAYDSRLYNEAQVRILLDDVQANLPGGAQAGDVNLAAGTNYTVDGVGANQYFARGILYNTTTCLKPAGPPAYVAPAWVNPNGAAAYCAANDWPLVTGWLRVEYHDALGNWNNVTGEWLNEGFARQGSAVPNAEAGVANTVHVHAILHFQMIPTVAYLNGETNNHYKYFPINLYDPREGEIRDANPLANGNTSCAIGGIMNVVELNMDNLRIWLAGGAGMAGKNGANVESTTQNGYVVYFSDRRSAVGTDGTQSTLNGEYNYQDVVNPNDAAGAPNGVLDAGEDIRGDGVFYNVGANGEGTGFGVAGAAANNPTTRIASCDTTGQANRVTGARHALKLVNGSSSHLPSTGSGGGVTVASENPVYVQGNWNSNTASGFGAVHVASGVIADAVTLLSLNYTDLRSLQQPTQLGNRGAARTYFRLAIAAGKNVPFPHPAWAPACCGSNFDDFGTDGGVHNFLRYVENWGGIDSNYMGSLISFYYSRQGVGTFKCCLRVYGAPNRNYSFDTEFLDPAKLPPGTPRFEDIDNLGYAQDFRPQ
- a CDS encoding prepilin-type N-terminal cleavage/methylation domain-containing protein produces the protein MSFKLNNTGRDQRQRGFTLIEGTIALAVGTIVVGVAFMAFKNATDAGQFSVTRSNSQQSARAALNVVLRDLGQAANSFPQAGVPLPSGTGTSTLFGCSGCVAGSNTYPNNVMAPVNPGDSKATNGTTDTITVAYNDPTWPPTAQAVTPASDGSSITVSTANFADPNGVLRKYNDSVYGSAVGDIMMVYNSNGYAVGYVTTVGGGGVLSLSSGTSDPLHVNQTSAPAGNISWLQNVDSLGNKTGVYPNPTSAKRIRVVTYFIQNMPGPDGVSGTADDIPVLMRQVNGQAAVPVADYVQNFQITYDTFNDSTSTLQTQLNGGSVTDSTQIRKITITLQIRSPQPIKGSNFDVVQVTGSVSPRDLSFKDRYH
- a CDS encoding prepilin-type N-terminal cleavage/methylation domain-containing protein, with translation MRPRQTGFSLVEMMVVLAIAFVGLTFAMIQFPPAVRNAHADTAAQMTQNALRNGHDLAVADRATYHLTFTAPRTIQTDRIAGGVTTTVSTVQIPTDMQFTTLSQFPKTFNKLPDGFGDGIIAIDFDLGVTGGVANEIYFQPDGTAVDVNGNLNNGIVYVANPSYLNTSRAVTLYGATGRVKTYRIAGSGSGISWQ
- a CDS encoding glycine cleavage system protein H codes for the protein MSILFVLLTFLVIMTVTYFTRRGIQPTVTAHRSKELEVAASPVLIKEGGFEIPKGYCFHPGHTWVYDEGRQNARVGIDSFAANLFGKLDGVEIAGMNRWVRQGQKICTLTSGEVTADLLSPIEGVVVSINHEVQKDPQLITNDPYKDGWLCVIKSPEMNVNLKNLLQGSLISSWLQNSTRRLQSFAAPLGAATADGGLPVAGILARVKPETRQKMIHEFLLS
- a CDS encoding 4Fe-4S dicluster domain-containing protein; its protein translation is MDGRKALLIDITKCIGCQACESTCKQIHGFPAEHEPSLTATALTVVQDHDGKFVRRLCMHCEEPACASACLVGAIRKTALGPVVYDAAKCIGCRYCMLACPNSVPKYQWSKLAPYMKKCDMCAERLAAGKMTACAEVCPTGATTFGERSQILREARRRLLEDPHYVQKIYGEQEFGGASVFFISDVPFEKLGFVAPSPEPLPSVTAAALGEVPTVVLVGGSLLAGLYWITQRRREVALAEQKERERS